The nucleotide sequence GTGTGTATTCATGGGTGCAATATTGTTTACAATTTCTTACATTTGTAGTAAAACAGTGGGACAAAGTAATTCCTTGGTTAAAGATATTCCTAGCCCATATGGATAGAAAAATCAATCTAAGTTTTAAAATATTACTAGATGTGGAACTTAACAGTGGAGAGTAAGTCATATTAGCTTGCCGGTGAGCAAGGATAATCTGGCTGGAGGGTGAACAAGAGGTGATGATAAGTTTGCAGCTCTTTCTACATGCCAGAGGTCAGAGGATGCCAACTTGCATTTAACTATATACCTAGAATTCAGAAACACCCTATTACCTATTAGTTCTCTCAAGATTGTTCATCTTGTAGGAAACTGATAGTGATGAAATACTACAACTCAACAGCTTGAATTAACAACAATCTCTGAGCAGCAAGTGTGTGTTCATGGGTGCAATGTTGTTCTCCATGCAAGAAACCTCCAAACAACAACCAACTGGCTTATGGTTAGTAAAAAAATATCACCGAGCTATTGGTTCCAAGCAGCAACTAAATGTTGGTGAATTGCATGTAAACACAGAGAAATACAAAATCACTGGTGGGTGGACATCATGTAAAAACAGCATGCTAGCCATTTTGATTTAACCACGGAAGGAGCTTCAACTATTGAGAGGATGAGCACATACTAGTTAGATCAAAAGGGGCGGCTTGTTTTTTTCTTCCCAAAGATCGCTTCCCAAACCATCGGTGAGAATGGCCCTTTCTTGTCCAAATGTTCCCTGATGGACTTCTCATCAATGGCAAAGTTCCTATCCTGGAAGCTCCTCACAAGCTTGTCACCCTCCTCTACCCCCTTCATCTTGCATACTGCATCAACCAAACCCACAAACGTTGCAGCATTCGGGGAATGCCCAGCCTCGAACATCTCCACACAGAAAGCAACAGCCTCATCCAGTCTGTCGCCCTTGCACAGACCCTGTATAATCAACCAGTAGCTGAAGGCATTTGGAATGACCCCGTTGCCCTGCATCTTCCTGAAGATCCTGACGGCATCGTCCAGCTTGGCTGCTTTGCAGAAGGCCTCGACAACAGCGGTGTAGATGACCACCTCTGGGATGGCGCCCTTCTCGCGCATCAGACCAAACAGCTTCATGGCCTCCGGTACCAATCCGTTCTTGCAGAGGCCGTCGAGCATGGCGACGGCGTTGGGTATCAGCCCCGTCTCTTTCATCTTCCGGAAGATGCCGTCCACGTCCTCCGTCTGCAGTGGCGGCCCCGGTTCGTGGTCAGGCTGCTGAGCCTCGATGTTGCTTCCCGTGGAGGAGGCGGCGTCGCCCAGCTTAAGCTTCTCCATCAGCGACTCCCCGATGGCTTTCTGAGCGCTCCTTTCCGGACGCTGCTGCTTCCCGGCGGCGCGTCGGAGGATGTCAGCAGGGAAGGCGCCGGTGGCGGAGGGGTCAGGGGCTCCCCCTGCGCGTCTCAGCGGTGGGGGCAGGGGGTTGTTCTCTGGGTCAGCCCCGAAGTTGAgggtgcggaggaaggcctcgtcctcctcctcatcccgTGCCTCGTGGATCACCCGGCGGCGACGGTCACCGGTGGAGTACGACCGCCGGATGCCAGATTCTCCACCcagcaggaggaggcggcggaggctgcGTGACCTAGCCGGAATCTGCAGGctcatctctccctctctctctttctctttttctctggtggcggcggcggcggcttgagggGAAGGGAAGAGGCAACCGTAGAAGACGGAAATGTGGGCTTGTGGACGGACGCTTCGTCCCGGGCCAACATGTCATACAAAGAACTCGGAGTCGGAGGGTTTCGGTTTCAAGTGTCCAAGCCAAGGCCAGGCCCAGGGGCAGGGGCAAGGGGATCATGTCCAAGGCCGTGTCGCGCATTCCGTCGAGCACCCTGACCTCCCTCCTCACGCGCGCCCTGAATCCCCACGTCGCCGTCGTCGACCTCATCACCACCCACCTCACGGCCGACGCGGAACCCACCAAGATCCTCGACCTCTCCGGCCTGCTCCCCTACCTCGGCCAGGACGAGCTCACCGCCGTCGTGCTCCACGCCGGCCACTCTCACCCGCTTTCCACCCTCCGCTTCCTcatcgcgctgccgccgccgctccaGCCGTCGCCTCCCCACCTCGCCTTCCTCGCGCACTCCCTCGCCACCACCCGCTTCTTCTCCCACGCGCTCGACGCGCTCtcccacctcctccgcctccacccAACCCACGACGCCCTCCCCACTCTCCTCCTCTCCTACCAGACCGCGCCCCACCCctccctccccagcctcctcgtcaAGGCGCTCCTCCGTCGCGCCCGCCTTCGCCACGCATTCCACGCCGCCCTGCGCGCGGCCGCTTCCGGCTTCCCACCCGACACCGTCGCCTTCAACGCACTCCTCGCCGCGCTATCTCGCGCCGAGCGTTTCAATGAGCTCTGGGCCGCACGGGCAGCCATGTCGCGTGCTGGGGTGCGCCCCAACGCGCACACGTTCAACATCCTCGTCGCCGCGCTCTGCCGAGGTGAAGACGCCGAGCGCGTGCAGGGCTTCTTAGAGGAGCTGGAGGAGCAAGGTTTCGAGCCAGACGTGGTGACTTACAACACCCTTCTTGTTGGGTATTGCCGCAGGGGGAGGCTGCAGGACGCTCTGCACCTGTTCGATGTTATGCC is from Triticum aestivum cultivar Chinese Spring chromosome 3A, IWGSC CS RefSeq v2.1, whole genome shotgun sequence and encodes:
- the LOC123061275 gene encoding pentatricopeptide repeat-containing protein At4g38150 gives rise to the protein MSLQIPARSRSLRRLLLLGGESGIRRSYSTGDRRRRVIHEARDEEEDEAFLRTLNFGADPENNPLPPPLRRAGGAPDPSATGAFPADILRRAAGKQQRPERSAQKAIGESLMEKLKLGDAASSTGSNIEAQQPDHEPGPPLQTEDVDGIFRKMKETGLIPNAVAMLDGLCKNGLVPEAMKLFGLMREKGAIPEVVIYTAVVEAFCKAAKLDDAVRIFRKMQGNGVIPNAFSYWLIIQGLCKGDRLDEAVAFCVEMFEAGHSPNAATFVGLVDAVCKMKGVEEGDKLVRSFQDRNFAIDEKSIREHLDKKGPFSPMVWEAIFGKKKTSRPF